In one Dermacentor variabilis isolate Ectoservices chromosome 4, ASM5094787v1, whole genome shotgun sequence genomic region, the following are encoded:
- the LOC142577726 gene encoding uncharacterized protein LOC142577726 — translation MEAASKRKTRRKKVPFITGRDILLCVAGMAAMSAIAVVFFFAGGEHNKRQLRQAAAPDAHREAAPLAPSAPVISPPKHLISAGTVMTTLRRSLRKARHHAKPSKGARKLKTKTGRKKPATLTPTRKKRPRDATKRATTRVRAERTKTSAARTTAGAEAVMSKEAEE, via the exons GCGGCGCAAGAAAGTGCCATTCATCACGGGACGCGACATCCTGCTCTGCGTCGCCGGCATGGCCGCAATGAGCGCAATCGCCGTCGTATTTTTCTTCGCCGGAGGGG AACACAACAAACGCCAGCTCCGTCAGGCGGCCGCCCCCGACGCTCATAGGGAAGCCGCGCCACTAGCGCCTAGCGCACCGGTCATTTCACCGCCAAAGCATCTGATATCGGCGGGAACGGTAATGACTACGCTCAGGCGGTCGCTACGCAAAGCACGGCATCACGCCAAGCCTTCAAAGGGCGCTCGGAAGCTGAAAACGAAGACCGGCCGGAAGAAGCCCGCAACGCTGACGCCGACGAGAAAGAAGCGTCCCAGAGATGCGACCAAGCGCGCCACGACTCGGGTGAGGGCAGAGCGCACGAAAACTTCGGCAGCGAGAACGACCGCGGGTGCAGAAGCCGTTATGTCAAAAGAAG CCGAAGAGTGA